From a region of the Nonlabens sp. Hel1_33_55 genome:
- a CDS encoding RNA polymerase sigma factor, with translation MNLQPDLLIGRLQEGSEVAFNRIYERYHKALHGVIFAIVKNEDVAQEILQDVFIKIWKNAKSYDKSSGRFFTWTLNIARNASIDYLRSKNHKNSLKNLSTDNFVDVIVSNDNLEDKTDGMFLREWVDKLEPMCVKIIDIIFFKGFTFKDGAKELDMPSGTLKTRHRRCLNNLREMMIN, from the coding sequence ATGAACTTACAACCAGATCTATTGATCGGCCGCCTGCAGGAAGGCAGCGAGGTCGCATTTAATAGAATTTATGAGCGATACCATAAGGCATTACACGGCGTTATTTTTGCCATCGTTAAAAATGAGGATGTTGCCCAAGAGATATTACAGGATGTATTTATTAAAATCTGGAAGAATGCTAAAAGCTATGATAAGTCTTCAGGAAGGTTTTTTACTTGGACACTGAATATCGCTCGCAATGCATCTATCGATTATCTGCGCAGTAAGAACCATAAAAACAGTCTTAAAAACTTAAGTACCGATAATTTCGTAGATGTAATAGTGTCAAATGATAATCTTGAGGATAAAACAGATGGTATGTTCCTCAGAGAATGGGTCGACAAACTAGAACCCATGTGTGTTAAAATCATCGATATCATATTCTTTAAAGGATTCACCTTTAAAGATGGCGCAAAAGAACTGGATATGCCATCCGGGACTTTGAAGACCAGACACAGAAGGTGCCTGAATAACCTACGAGAAATGATGATCAACTGA
- a CDS encoding anti-sigma factor, which produces MTVDELKNSGDLEAYVCGVLTREQSREISKQVKKSDELQNEVQNIEDAYFKLAAGISPSIDEVKIYENLRNYIKETEHGSDSSNWSQYLGWAAAILLFIGAGYFFHENTNLNEQLVDTERTNDILNTELDQLDDLNADYQEALAFIKDKNTIKVNLAGQGDFASSSAVAFHNPISDKTYVDVSGLPEAPENMTYQLWSLTLNPLSPTDLGVVSINEQKFVEFDNSFETQAFGITLENAGGSESPTLEKLYTLGVIE; this is translated from the coding sequence ATGACGGTAGATGAACTAAAAAATAGCGGAGATCTTGAGGCATACGTTTGTGGTGTACTAACACGAGAACAATCCAGAGAGATTTCAAAGCAAGTTAAAAAAAGTGATGAGCTTCAAAATGAAGTTCAAAATATTGAAGATGCTTACTTCAAACTTGCAGCGGGAATTTCACCTAGTATTGACGAGGTGAAAATCTATGAAAACTTACGTAACTATATAAAAGAAACAGAACATGGTAGCGACTCTTCCAACTGGAGCCAATATTTAGGTTGGGCAGCTGCTATATTACTCTTTATTGGAGCTGGATATTTTTTCCATGAGAATACAAATCTCAATGAACAGCTCGTCGATACAGAAAGAACCAATGATATTCTTAATACAGAATTAGATCAACTTGATGATCTCAACGCAGACTATCAAGAGGCGCTGGCTTTTATTAAGGATAAAAACACTATAAAGGTGAATCTTGCAGGTCAAGGAGACTTTGCAAGTTCAAGCGCTGTGGCATTTCACAATCCTATTAGTGATAAAACATACGTTGATGTTTCAGGACTACCAGAAGCTCCAGAAAATATGACCTATCAATTATGGTCACTTACCTTAAATCCATTATCTCCAACTGATCTAGGTGTAGTTTCAATAAATGAACAGAAATTTGTAGAATTTGACAATAGCTTTGAAACACAAGCATTTGGTATTACATTGGAAAATGCTGGTGGTAGTGAATCGCCTACACTGGAAAAATTATATACATTGGGAGTTATAGAATAG
- a CDS encoding tetratricopeptide repeat protein — protein sequence MKNIFYGLAILSLIACKTEPEQTKVANITSPEDYQKYLDKDESGMVDTLKIEITQLKMEAGEDSTRIGHNARIAGKLDKLFDLTGDVDYLNESVRFRESVSRNSYIRPESSKRTLAQSYIKQHRFKKADSLVNSFTQDYSSVESNMVQFDIALELGQYVRAESLLDSLRDANSFNYLIRAGKWNDHIGQLDTTIELLERAMTLADQSGNQYLQIWSYSNIADYYGHNGQLEKSYEHYLKTLELDPYNTYALKGIAWIAYSNDRDPEEARTILEAIQKRHPLPDYNLELAELAAFENDMERSMELKNKFMKSVDDPAYGGMYNAYMISELIDAGKTQEAVDLAYKEVSNRATPETYDLLGYALLKNGNPKQALTNHEEHVIGKTFEPVAQFHTALILKANGMVEEANQFKNELLETEYEMGPVTFKEIQSI from the coding sequence ATGAAGAATATATTTTATGGATTAGCGATCCTAAGTTTAATCGCTTGTAAAACCGAACCAGAACAAACAAAGGTGGCTAACATTACTAGTCCTGAAGATTATCAAAAATATCTTGATAAAGACGAATCAGGAATGGTTGACACTTTAAAGATAGAGATTACGCAATTGAAAATGGAAGCTGGCGAAGATTCTACCAGAATAGGTCATAACGCCAGAATTGCAGGAAAGTTGGATAAATTATTTGATCTGACTGGTGATGTTGATTATTTAAATGAGTCAGTTCGCTTTCGCGAAAGCGTATCCCGTAATTCCTACATAAGACCAGAAAGTTCTAAAAGAACGCTTGCACAGTCCTATATCAAACAACATCGCTTCAAGAAAGCAGATAGTTTAGTCAACAGTTTCACACAGGATTACAGCAGTGTGGAAAGCAATATGGTGCAATTTGATATAGCCCTCGAGTTAGGTCAGTACGTACGAGCAGAGTCACTTTTAGATAGTCTACGTGATGCTAATAGTTTTAATTATCTAATACGTGCCGGAAAATGGAATGATCACATAGGGCAATTAGACACGACTATTGAATTATTGGAACGAGCTATGACGCTCGCAGACCAGAGCGGTAATCAATACCTACAAATATGGTCATATTCAAACATCGCAGATTACTATGGGCACAATGGTCAATTAGAGAAATCTTACGAGCACTATTTGAAAACGTTGGAGTTAGATCCTTATAATACGTATGCTTTAAAAGGCATCGCATGGATTGCTTATTCCAATGATCGTGATCCAGAAGAAGCACGAACTATTCTTGAGGCTATTCAAAAACGTCACCCGTTACCAGATTATAATCTTGAGCTTGCAGAACTCGCCGCTTTTGAGAACGACATGGAGAGATCAATGGAACTAAAAAATAAATTCATGAAATCTGTAGATGACCCAGCTTATGGTGGTATGTATAATGCATACATGATAAGTGAACTAATCGATGCTGGTAAAACTCAGGAAGCTGTTGATCTCGCCTATAAAGAGGTTTCAAATCGTGCAACGCCAGAAACCTATGATCTATTAGGTTATGCCTTACTCAAAAACGGCAACCCAAAACAAGCGCTTACAAATCATGAAGAACATGTCATTGGTAAAACCTTTGAACCTGTAGCTCAATTTCATACCGCTTTAATACTCAAAGCAAACGGCATGGTGGAAGAGGCTAATCAATTTAAGAATGAACTTCTCGAAACAGAATATGAAATGGGACCAGTAACTTTTAAAGAAATTCAATCTATTTAA
- a CDS encoding DUF4331 family protein, which produces MKIYNIKYAVLALAITAFTVSCNDDDDITGGPIASTDFTGTFQQEDQMGRPGINTVFPISEADENEFNVTIPANQINRWQPTFQGTVEALYNAYGATYENNILGLDLPTLTTALALDVLQVSPGADTAYFTPSTGVPLTGRRLQDDVIDVSLILLFGGNDGARFDGDNGTPELVTDNVGLENGTTSNSFPYLQPASF; this is translated from the coding sequence ATGAAAATATATAATATAAAATATGCAGTTCTTGCATTAGCGATTACCGCATTTACAGTTAGCTGTAATGATGATGACGATATAACTGGTGGACCAATTGCGAGTACAGACTTTACTGGTACTTTCCAACAAGAGGATCAAATGGGACGTCCGGGAATAAATACTGTATTTCCTATATCAGAAGCTGATGAGAATGAATTTAATGTTACAATTCCTGCTAATCAAATAAACAGATGGCAGCCAACTTTTCAGGGAACTGTAGAAGCATTATACAATGCTTATGGAGCAACTTATGAGAATAACATTTTAGGACTTGATTTGCCTACTTTGACTACAGCTTTAGCTTTAGACGTACTTCAAGTTTCACCTGGTGCTGATACAGCATACTTCACGCCAAGTACTGGTGTACCATTGACTGGTAGAAGATTGCAGGATGATGTAATTGATGTATCCTTAATCTTACTCTTCGGAGGTAACGATGGTGCTCGTTTTGACGGTGACAACGGAACTCCTGAACTTGTAACTGATAACGTAGGTTTAGAAAATGGAACGACTTCAAATAGTTTCCCATATTTGCAACCAGCAAGTTTCTAG
- a CDS encoding DUF4331 family protein: MKKIALWSSIAVCTVAGIFIAADHVDATDVAMTSSDIADFYAFEGQNSDATTFVVTLPAGSNSAQFDENVLIEINIDNTGVENGGVVEDLVIQALRQGDQMYFFGPYRPSTTGLSSTIDVDEFAASVNIGSTTTSNGVSYFAGLRQDAFFFDFEAFNAIKGAVVAGNTPPADGFGSTGNNFFAPLNVNAIVIEIPNTMLGTAPTHIVDQLLAPNGPGLPAAYNVWVETKRR, translated from the coding sequence ATGAAAAAAATTGCCCTTTGGTCAAGTATTGCGGTTTGTACCGTAGCTGGAATCTTTATTGCAGCTGACCACGTCGACGCCACTGACGTCGCTATGACAAGTTCTGATATTGCAGATTTTTATGCATTTGAAGGACAGAATTCTGATGCTACAACGTTTGTAGTAACATTACCAGCAGGTTCTAATAGTGCTCAATTTGACGAAAACGTACTTATTGAAATTAATATTGACAACACTGGTGTTGAAAACGGTGGAGTTGTTGAAGATCTTGTGATCCAAGCATTAAGACAAGGAGACCAAATGTATTTCTTTGGACCATATCGTCCATCTACTACAGGTTTGTCAAGTACTATTGATGTTGATGAATTTGCAGCTTCTGTAAATATTGGAAGTACGACTACTTCTAATGGAGTTAGTTATTTCGCAGGATTGCGTCAAGATGCTTTCTTCTTTGACTTTGAAGCTTTCAACGCAATTAAAGGTGCTGTAGTTGCAGGAAACACACCACCAGCTGACGGTTTTGGATCTACAGGAAACAATTTCTTTGCACCTCTTAATGTAAATGCAATTGTTATTGAAATTCCTAATACTATGTTGGGAACTGCTCCTACTCACATTGTGGACCAATTATTGGCTCCTAATGGACCAGGATTACCAGCTGCATATAACGTTTGGGTAGAAACAAAAAGAAGATAA
- a CDS encoding LytR/AlgR family response regulator transcription factor — translation MNILIVEDEKPAARRLTRMLEKLGLQVDTAVHSVKESVEYLSSNESPDLIFLDIQLSDGLSFEIFDHVDVDSAIIFTTAYDEYALKAFKLNSIDYLLKPIDAEELEQAVDKYKLRFRESDENQKLSTKISPADLQQIAALLNGNTTSYKNRYTTKIGEHIKLFTADEIQLFYSENKGTYINLPNGRNYLIDSKLELVETELDPQKFFRISRQAIVHVDGIADIIAYTNSRLKVIIDSFSEFDLIVSRERVKDFKQWLEG, via the coding sequence ATGAATATCTTAATCGTAGAAGATGAAAAACCAGCCGCTAGACGGTTGACGCGCATGTTGGAAAAGCTAGGTTTGCAGGTGGATACAGCGGTGCATTCTGTTAAGGAATCTGTGGAATACTTGTCCAGCAATGAATCTCCTGACTTGATTTTTCTGGATATTCAGCTTAGCGATGGCCTTTCTTTTGAAATCTTTGACCATGTCGATGTCGATAGCGCGATCATTTTTACCACGGCATACGATGAGTATGCGCTCAAGGCTTTCAAACTTAACAGCATCGATTATTTGTTGAAACCTATTGATGCCGAAGAATTGGAGCAGGCTGTAGATAAGTATAAGTTACGCTTTCGCGAAAGCGATGAAAACCAAAAACTCTCAACAAAAATAAGTCCTGCAGACCTACAACAAATTGCTGCGTTGCTCAACGGTAACACAACTAGCTATAAAAACAGGTACACGACAAAAATTGGGGAACACATCAAGTTGTTCACAGCAGATGAGATCCAGCTGTTCTATTCAGAGAATAAAGGGACATATATCAATCTGCCTAACGGGCGCAATTATTTGATTGATTCAAAGCTTGAACTAGTGGAAACAGAACTTGATCCACAAAAGTTTTTTAGAATATCCCGTCAGGCGATAGTTCACGTTGATGGAATAGCAGACATTATTGCCTACACTAATTCCAGACTTAAAGTTATAATTGATTCATTCTCAGAATTTGATTTGATCGTAAGTAGGGAGCGAGTTAAGGATTTTAAGCAGTGGTTAGAGGGATGA
- a CDS encoding 2TM domain-containing protein, with product MNTQESYQERYTRAKARVEELKAFYNHVIIYLIINSGLAALNYYSNEWSFPWFLFPLLGWGIGLLSHAAGVFRLNPFTGKDWENRKLQELMENEEDQTLINTK from the coding sequence ATGAACACGCAAGAATCATATCAAGAGCGATACACTAGAGCCAAAGCTCGTGTTGAAGAGCTAAAGGCATTCTATAACCACGTCATTATATACCTTATTATTAATTCTGGACTAGCTGCTCTCAATTATTACAGTAATGAATGGAGCTTCCCTTGGTTTTTATTTCCTTTATTGGGTTGGGGCATAGGATTGTTGAGTCATGCCGCAGGTGTTTTTAGACTCAATCCATTTACAGGAAAGGATTGGGAAAACAGAAAGCTGCAAGAACTTATGGAGAATGAGGAAGATCAAACATTAATCAACACCAAATGA
- a CDS encoding histidine kinase — MILKKLIRLILISILIGAGITIVNLFQSGFDTTVEDCFSNIGMNSMFAFFLTFVNEALVDYLNKHLSWQQQPVVRLLAGVVGSIIVTMVTLFFLIGFIQIVIYDNTVQNYLDGQSVEWYVGGVIITLVITLIFHAFYFYKELQKSKIKEQKVIAGSATAQFDALKNQLDPHFLFNSLNVLVSLIEENPEAAVNFTTSLSKVYRYVLEQRCKGLVSLEEELVFARTYVRLLKMRFEDSLDISIPATVSNSDLQIVPLSLQLLIENAVKHNIINDSQPLKLSIYEEGIHLIIENNLQEKSVVSTGTGVGLNNIASRYSLLTSDQMKIEKTRETFKVTLPLLDKSQIQTLKSEVIEATIEDRKLVDAREKVKDIKKFYDDAVKTVFILFFLGLLNYFTGGIPWVIFPAIGMGIGLFFQYQRSFDKDIFLNRNWQQNKINELMNDKNF, encoded by the coding sequence ATGATACTAAAAAAACTCATTCGTCTCATTCTCATCAGCATTTTGATAGGTGCTGGAATCACGATTGTCAACCTGTTTCAATCTGGATTTGACACGACGGTTGAGGATTGTTTCTCTAATATAGGAATGAATTCCATGTTTGCCTTCTTCCTCACATTTGTGAATGAGGCGCTTGTTGACTATCTCAATAAACATTTATCGTGGCAACAACAGCCGGTAGTTAGATTGCTGGCAGGTGTTGTAGGATCCATCATTGTCACGATGGTCACCTTATTTTTCTTGATTGGATTCATACAGATCGTTATTTACGATAACACGGTGCAGAATTATCTAGATGGACAAAGTGTTGAATGGTATGTTGGTGGCGTGATCATCACACTGGTGATTACCTTGATATTTCACGCTTTCTACTTCTATAAGGAACTCCAGAAATCCAAAATAAAGGAGCAAAAAGTAATCGCAGGATCTGCCACAGCACAATTCGATGCGCTAAAGAATCAATTGGATCCACATTTTTTATTCAATAGCTTGAATGTTCTGGTATCCTTAATAGAAGAAAATCCAGAAGCTGCCGTGAATTTTACGACTTCGCTTTCTAAGGTGTATCGATATGTTTTGGAACAACGCTGTAAAGGACTAGTTTCCTTAGAAGAAGAATTAGTTTTCGCGAGAACTTATGTCAGACTTCTAAAGATGAGATTTGAAGATAGCCTTGACATTTCCATTCCAGCTACGGTATCCAATTCAGATTTACAGATAGTACCGCTATCACTCCAGTTGCTTATTGAAAATGCAGTGAAGCATAATATTATCAACGATAGTCAGCCTCTAAAGCTGTCTATATATGAAGAAGGAATTCATCTGATAATTGAGAATAATCTACAGGAAAAGTCAGTCGTGAGTACAGGTACAGGCGTTGGGCTCAATAACATAGCATCTCGCTATTCTTTGTTGACTAGCGACCAGATGAAGATTGAAAAAACGAGGGAAACTTTTAAGGTGACCTTGCCTTTACTGGATAAAAGCCAAATTCAAACCTTAAAATCAGAAGTTATTGAAGCTACTATAGAAGACAGGAAACTGGTCGACGCGAGAGAAAAAGTGAAGGACATCAAGAAGTTCTATGATGACGCAGTGAAAACGGTGTTCATTCTATTTTTTCTGGGATTGCTTAACTATTTCACGGGTGGCATTCCTTGGGTGATTTTCCCAGCCATAGGAATGGGAATAGGCCTTTTCTTCCAGTATCAGCGCAGTTTTGATAAAGACATTTTCCTAAACCGAAACTGGCAGCAAAACAAGATCAATGAATTAATGAACGATAAAAATTTCTAA
- a CDS encoding DUF6503 family protein, whose product MKKIWFLVYGFAVLTMISCQDDSITAEEIIAKSITAHGADVAANATLDFTFRSINYKADRLGGNYVYQRQFLKNDLPVIDRLDNKGFVRTVNDSVVSLPDSLSTRYSASLNSVVYFAQLPYSLDGDAVILENLGMDQINGQDYHQIKVTFKEDGGGEDHEDEFVYWIDATDYLIDFLAYSYCEDECGFRFRESVNRRNLDGIIVQDYKNYRSESSDPVLEDLDEAFEAGKLELMSEIKSEFPKVTIKSAP is encoded by the coding sequence ATGAAAAAGATCTGGTTTTTAGTATACGGTTTTGCGGTTTTGACAATGATATCATGTCAGGACGATTCCATCACAGCAGAAGAAATTATTGCTAAAAGCATTACCGCTCATGGAGCAGATGTGGCTGCAAATGCAACTTTGGATTTTACCTTTAGAAGTATCAATTATAAGGCAGATAGATTAGGTGGTAACTATGTATACCAGCGCCAATTTTTAAAGAATGATTTGCCGGTAATAGATCGATTGGATAACAAAGGTTTTGTCAGGACAGTCAATGATAGTGTAGTGTCTTTACCAGACTCGTTGAGTACACGATACAGCGCATCTCTTAATAGCGTTGTGTATTTCGCGCAATTGCCCTACAGTCTTGACGGTGATGCGGTGATTCTTGAAAATCTGGGAATGGATCAAATCAATGGACAGGATTATCACCAGATCAAAGTGACATTTAAAGAAGATGGTGGCGGTGAGGATCACGAGGATGAGTTTGTGTATTGGATCGATGCAACCGACTATCTCATTGACTTTTTGGCTTACTCTTACTGTGAGGATGAATGTGGGTTCCGCTTTCGCGAAAGCGTAAACCGTAGAAACCTCGATGGGATTATCGTGCAGGATTATAAGAATTACAGATCTGAGAGTTCTGATCCGGTACTGGAAGATCTTGATGAGGCCTTTGAAGCCGGCAAACTGGAGTTGATGAGCGAGATCAAGTCAGAATTTCCCAAGGTGACCATCAAAAGCGCACCGTAA
- the smpB gene encoding SsrA-binding protein SmpB, which produces MDFKNNVQIKNRKARFEYELLDKYTAGIVLGGTEIKAIRLGKASIAEAFCEFKDDELWIINMTIQEYSHATHFNHAPKAARKLLLQRRELKKLYKDVTNSGNTIIPLVMFINDRGFAKIQISLAKGKKLYDKRETIKNRDNKKRMDQIKKTYNT; this is translated from the coding sequence ATGGATTTCAAGAATAACGTACAGATAAAAAACCGAAAGGCACGATTTGAATATGAACTGCTGGACAAGTATACCGCGGGAATCGTTTTGGGAGGTACTGAAATCAAAGCGATTCGACTAGGTAAGGCCAGTATTGCTGAGGCTTTTTGTGAGTTCAAGGACGACGAACTATGGATTATTAATATGACCATACAGGAGTATTCCCACGCAACTCATTTTAACCATGCGCCTAAGGCTGCTCGCAAACTCCTACTCCAGCGTCGCGAGCTTAAAAAGCTTTACAAAGACGTGACAAATTCTGGAAACACCATCATCCCGCTAGTCATGTTTATCAATGATCGTGGTTTTGCAAAAATCCAGATATCTCTTGCTAAGGGTAAGAAACTCTACGATAAACGTGAGACTATAAAGAACAGGGATAACAAAAAGCGCATGGATCAAATTAAAAAAACCTACAACACTTAA
- a CDS encoding DUF5686 and carboxypeptidase regulatory-like domain-containing protein encodes MKLFYTLFLLISFLSTAQITGTVTDADGESIPFASIFIKDTYTGTSTNVDGIYQLDVKKTGGYTVVFQSLGYKTNEVTVSIDKLPFELNATLLTETTSLDEVVVRSDENPADRVIREAIANREANRLKGSSYTADFYSRGLMGMEDVPEKFLGQEIGDLDGSLDSLTRSGVIYLSETVSNIAYEAPDNFKEFITASKVSGDDRGFSANSAESANFDFYNNNIDLNNRIVSPIADYAFTYYRYKLLGTFYDSNNFLINKIEVTSRRPNDNTFNGIIYIVEDQWTIYGLELTTTGQNINVPFIREITFTQDFTYETETSDWVKRNQNIVFSFGLFGFEGNGRFIANYTNYNFKPEFDKKAFGAEVLAFNPDANKKDSLFWKQVRPVPLTADESREYVKKDSISAVRNDPKYKDSVDRVENKFGVLDVLTGYTYRDSNENYRISYDGILDLGAFQGFNTVQGFVLGSGLSYSKGFDEDYNQSFYTAVNFNYGTSDDRLRYDGRISYRFNRTNRRSISLSGGTEVAQINTSNPISGLENSISSLFFERNYAKFFERDYARFSYSEEVTNGFFLNGSVGYERRQPLKNTTDQVWFTQSDVDYTPNNPLFLDQNRLGFVREHELLKVGAGLTIRPGQKYQSYPDQKFNIVNEKYPTIRLNYEGGFAASESNYNYHQISASIWQNFDQGNLGRSSYWVNAGTFFDADGISLIDAQHFNGNQLRYKLAALNPYGFGLLDYYDYSTNESYAQVHVQHDFKGFLLGKIPGINLLNYDLIVSGKALMTQRKPYFEVSAGIDNIGFGNFRPFRVDYVRSITSDRNYGAFVVGINFGL; translated from the coding sequence ATGAAGTTATTTTACACTCTTTTCCTTCTCATTTCCTTTTTATCGACCGCACAAATAACTGGTACCGTCACTGATGCCGACGGAGAATCCATTCCGTTTGCTAGTATTTTTATAAAGGATACCTACACGGGAACATCGACTAACGTGGATGGGATTTACCAACTTGATGTCAAAAAAACGGGTGGCTACACTGTCGTCTTTCAAAGTCTAGGGTACAAAACCAACGAGGTTACCGTCAGTATTGATAAACTACCCTTCGAGTTGAATGCCACACTTCTTACTGAAACTACGTCACTTGATGAAGTGGTTGTGCGCAGCGATGAAAATCCAGCTGATCGCGTCATACGTGAAGCCATCGCCAACAGAGAAGCCAACCGATTAAAAGGATCCAGCTACACCGCAGACTTTTACTCTCGTGGTTTGATGGGAATGGAAGATGTTCCAGAAAAATTTTTGGGTCAGGAAATAGGTGATCTAGATGGTTCTCTCGATTCCTTGACACGCAGTGGTGTCATCTATCTATCAGAAACAGTTAGCAATATAGCTTATGAGGCTCCAGACAATTTTAAGGAATTTATCACAGCAAGCAAGGTAAGCGGCGATGACCGTGGTTTTAGCGCCAACAGTGCAGAGAGTGCCAACTTTGATTTCTACAATAACAACATTGACCTTAATAATAGGATTGTATCACCCATCGCAGATTATGCTTTTACCTATTACAGATATAAACTACTGGGAACATTCTATGATAGCAACAATTTCTTGATTAATAAAATTGAGGTCACCTCACGGCGTCCCAATGACAATACCTTTAATGGAATCATATATATTGTAGAAGATCAGTGGACCATTTATGGTCTGGAATTGACAACAACAGGTCAAAACATCAACGTACCATTTATAAGGGAAATTACATTCACGCAGGATTTCACTTATGAAACGGAAACTAGCGACTGGGTTAAACGAAATCAAAACATCGTTTTCTCTTTTGGCTTATTTGGATTTGAGGGCAACGGTAGGTTCATCGCTAACTATACCAACTATAATTTCAAACCAGAATTTGATAAAAAAGCTTTTGGTGCAGAGGTTCTTGCTTTCAATCCAGACGCCAATAAAAAAGATAGTCTCTTCTGGAAACAAGTCAGACCGGTTCCTTTAACCGCAGATGAATCTAGAGAATATGTAAAAAAAGACAGTATTTCTGCCGTGAGAAATGATCCTAAATATAAAGATAGTGTGGATCGAGTGGAAAATAAATTCGGTGTGCTGGATGTATTGACAGGTTATACCTATCGCGATTCCAATGAGAATTACAGGATCAGTTACGATGGAATCTTAGACTTGGGTGCTTTTCAAGGATTTAATACAGTTCAAGGATTTGTTTTGGGCAGTGGCCTCAGTTACTCTAAAGGCTTTGATGAAGATTACAATCAAAGTTTTTACACCGCAGTTAATTTTAATTACGGTACCAGCGATGATCGGCTTAGATATGATGGGCGTATTTCCTATAGATTCAATCGCACTAATCGCAGGAGCATCTCGCTTTCTGGAGGAACTGAAGTCGCTCAAATAAACACCAGCAATCCTATTTCTGGATTGGAAAACTCCATTTCAAGTTTGTTTTTTGAACGCAACTATGCTAAATTCTTTGAACGTGATTATGCTCGATTCAGTTATTCAGAGGAAGTGACCAATGGTTTTTTTCTAAACGGATCTGTAGGATATGAGCGACGACAGCCATTGAAAAACACAACCGATCAGGTTTGGTTCACGCAATCAGATGTCGATTACACGCCTAATAATCCTTTGTTTCTGGATCAGAATCGGTTGGGATTCGTGCGAGAACATGAGTTATTAAAAGTTGGTGCAGGATTGACCATACGGCCAGGTCAAAAATACCAGAGTTATCCAGACCAAAAATTCAACATCGTCAATGAGAAATATCCAACCATACGACTAAACTACGAAGGCGGATTTGCAGCAAGCGAGAGCAACTACAATTACCATCAAATAAGTGCAAGCATCTGGCAAAACTTTGATCAGGGAAATCTGGGTCGTAGTAGTTACTGGGTGAATGCGGGCACTTTCTTTGATGCAGACGGCATCTCGCTTATAGACGCACAACATTTCAATGGCAACCAACTGCGCTACAAACTAGCCGCGCTCAATCCCTATGGTTTTGGATTGTTGGATTATTACGATTACAGTACCAATGAATCCTATGCACAAGTACACGTGCAGCATGATTTCAAAGGTTTTTTACTAGGTAAGATTCCTGGTATCAACTTACTGAACTATGATTTGATCGTGAGCGGTAAAGCGTTGATGACCCAACGCAAACCTTACTTTGAGGTCAGTGCTGGGATTGACAACATAGGTTTTGGCAACTTCAGACCATTCCGTGTGGATTATGTGCGCAGCATCACGAGCGATAGAAATTATGGGGCTTTTGTGGTTGGGATTAATTTTGGGTTGTAG